A section of the Candidatus Thermoplasmatota archaeon genome encodes:
- a CDS encoding nucleotidyl transferase AbiEii/AbiGii toxin family protein — protein sequence MKDGLIFKGGTAIKKVYFPETRRFSHDLDFTALCLDSKNIENQLKEVFDDIEGKSLIKLKFKSFHATSGSIIANVQFLDPLNAKNRIRLDITLDEKVITEPVLKVTDSQYPDIGRYEIRVYSLEEILVEKTRSILQRGKSRDYYDVWMLLKVKKFDLKEIRKLLIEKCRFKGIEFDSELIFNETKLNNAKRFWEVGLKDLVKELPDFDLVIDELKHELRKL from the coding sequence ATCAAGGATGGTTTGATATTCAAAGGTGGAACTGCAATCAAAAAAGTCTATTTTCCAGAGACCCGGAGATTTTCTCATGATTTAGATTTTACTGCTTTATGTTTGGACAGCAAGAATATAGAGAATCAATTAAAAGAGGTTTTTGATGATATCGAGGGAAAATCCTTAATAAAACTTAAATTTAAATCGTTTCATGCAACGTCTGGTAGCATAATTGCAAATGTACAGTTCCTGGATCCATTAAATGCTAAGAATAGAATAAGACTGGATATAACTCTTGATGAGAAGGTTATCACAGAACCTGTCTTGAAGGTAACGGACTCGCAATACCCAGATATTGGAAGATATGAGATTAGAGTTTACTCTCTTGAAGAAATTTTAGTTGAGAAAACAAGGAGCATATTACAGAGAGGCAAAAGTAGAGATTATTATGATGTATGGATGCTATTAAAAGTAAAAAAATTTGATTTGAAAGAGATCAGAAAATTATTGATAGAAAAATGCCGATTTAAAGGAATTGAATTCGACTCAGAACTAATTTTTAATGAAACCAAATTGAATAATGCAAAAAGATTCTGGGAAGTCGGATTGAAGGACCTGGTAAAAGAATTGCCAGATTTCGATTTGGTCATAGATGAACTAAAACATGAATTAAGAAAATTATAA